The Variovorax sp. PMC12 genome segment ACACCGGCAGCATCCTTTTCTCGGGCGAAGACACCACCGACGTGCACGTGCGCGAGCGCCAGGTGGGCTTCGTGTTCCAGCATTACGCGCTGTTCCGCCACATGACCGTGTTCGAGAACGTGGCCTTCGGCCTGCGCGTGAAGCCGCGCAAGGAGCGCCCGAGCGACGCGCAGATCAAGGCCAAGGTGACCGACCTGCTCAAGCTGGTGCAGCTCGACTGGCTGGCCGACCGCTATCCGTCGCAGCTCTCGGGCGGCCAGCGCCAGCGCATTGCGCTGGCCCGCGCGCTGGCCGTGGAGCCCAAGGTGCTGCTGCTCGACGAGCCCTTCGGCGCGCTCGACGCCAAGGTGCGCAAGGAACTGCGCCGCTGGCTGCGCCGGCTGCACGACGAGCTGCACGTCACCTCGATCTTCGTCACGCACGACCAGGAAGAAGCGCTCGAAGTGGCCGACCGCGTGGTGGTCATCAACAAGGGGCAGATCGAGCAGGTCGGCTCGCCGCAGGAAGTGTGGGACCAGCCGGCCAGCCCCTTCGTCTACGGCTTCCTGGGCGACGTGAACCTGTTCCACGGCCGCGCCGACAACGGCGCGGTGCAGATCGACGGCATGCGCCTGGACTCGCCCGAGCACAGCGGCGCGCGCGATGCCAAGGCCCGTGCCTACGTGCGCCCGCATGACATCGACGTGACGCGCTACGTGCCCGGCGCCTCCGGCATCGTCGCCACGCTGGCGCGCGCCATCGTCGTCGGCCCCATCGCGCGGCTGGAACTTGAGCCCACCGAATCGAATCCTGATAATCCGGGCTCCGGA includes the following:
- a CDS encoding sulfate/molybdate ABC transporter ATP-binding protein; translated protein: MSIEIRNISKQFGDFRALRDVNLDVESGELVALLGPSGCGKTTLLRIIAGLETADTGSILFSGEDTTDVHVRERQVGFVFQHYALFRHMTVFENVAFGLRVKPRKERPSDAQIKAKVTDLLKLVQLDWLADRYPSQLSGGQRQRIALARALAVEPKVLLLDEPFGALDAKVRKELRRWLRRLHDELHVTSIFVTHDQEEALEVADRVVVINKGQIEQVGSPQEVWDQPASPFVYGFLGDVNLFHGRADNGAVQIDGMRLDSPEHSGARDAKARAYVRPHDIDVTRYVPGASGIVATLARAIVVGPIARLELEPTESNPDNPGSGTIIEAQLPAQQFRDLGLKEGDTVVANPRKARVFVEEDWVSP